A genomic stretch from Aquila chrysaetos chrysaetos chromosome 1, bAquChr1.4, whole genome shotgun sequence includes:
- the FAM53A gene encoding protein FAM53A isoform X1 — MVTLITEKLQNQSLDDLRCKTYNINLYSSEKLNKSGSLFPFEINEESPWKALNGGCPIQTDTTRNSAYPFPVCPFSTGTTSNGSVQWQQESSSTSMVSGWISELNLNENSGQPLAPPTKRHCRSLSEPDELARCRSPWKPGNSKVWTPVSKRRCNSGGSATLQRCNSHGSATLQRSTSISLPQNILSLNNVFTITSFNTSPVPRPSSASSGFVDSSEGSTSSSTRWNSGGPCDFNPRRRLSLSQEHITETGNLLPSANSTPTSTPELSRRQGLLRCRSQPCVLNEKKSRLKRRREEDVRWNRPSLDFFKMTRTLKNSKSLCSLDYEDDDDDTQMKTIVSSPCDSNDLMNIITPGSSPMKEQLDEVRHHGSCQGSFKTRDYKKAAAVCESDEDTSDCESTEEGIFPLDCGDLDLEQIENN, encoded by the exons TACTCAtctgagaagctgaacaaaagTGGCAGCTTGTTCCCTTTCGAAATCAACG aagagagTCCTTGGAAAGCTTTAAATGGGGGTTGCCCAATCCAGACTGACACAACAAGGAATTCGGCTTACCCTTTCCCAGTGTGCCCCTTCAGCACCGGCACTACCAGTAATGGTAGTGTGCAGTGGCAGCAGGAATCTTCCAGCACGTCTATGGTGTCGGGATGGATAAGTGAATTAAACCTTAACGAGAACTCGGGTCAACCCTTGGCACCACCAACGAAACGCCATTGTAGGTCCCTGTCTGAGCCAGATGAGCTGGCTCGCTGTCGGTCACCGTGGAAGCCTGGCAATTCAAAGGTTTGGACTCCTGTGTCAAAGAGACGGTGTAACAGTGGTGGTAGTGCTACCTTGCAACGCTGCAACAGTCATGGAAGTGCAACCTTACAGAGAAGCACAAGTATCAGTCTGCCACAAAACATACTGTCGCTAAACAATGTCTTCACTATCACCAGCTTCAACACATCACCAGTACCCAGACCTTCCTCTGCCAGCAGCGGGTTTGTGGACAGTAGTGAGGGCAGCACAAGCTCGAGTACCCGTTGGAATTCCGGAGGCCCTTGTGACTTTAACCCAAGGCGCCGCCTCTCCCTCTCCCAGGAGCACATCACTGAGACGGGAAATCTCTTGCCTTCAGCCAACAGCACTCCCACCTCCACACCCGAGCTCAGCCGGCGTCAGGGCTTGTTGAGATGCCGCTCTCAGCCTTGCGTTCTGAATGAAAAGAAGAGCCGGCTAAAGCGCAGACGGGAGGAGGATGTACGATGGAACAGACCATCAttagacttttttaaaatgacacgG actttaaaaaattccaaaagTCTTTGCTCCCTTGActatgaagatgatgatgatgacacACAAATGAAGACAATTGTGTCATCCCCATGTGACTCAAATGATCTTATGAACATCATCACCCCTGGTTCCAGTCCGATGAAAGAACAGCTGGATGAAGTAAGGCATCACGGGTCATGCCAAGGTAGCTTCAAAACAAGGGATTATaagaaagcagctgcagtaTGTGAAAGCGACGAGGACACAAGTGATTGTGAGAGCACCGAAGAAGGCATCTTTCCTCTAGACTGTGGGGACTTGGACCTAGAGCAGATTGAAAACAACTGA
- the FAM53A gene encoding protein FAM53A isoform X2, whose amino-acid sequence MVTLITEKLQNQSLDDLRCKTYNINLYSSEKLNKSGSLFPFEINESPWKALNGGCPIQTDTTRNSAYPFPVCPFSTGTTSNGSVQWQQESSSTSMVSGWISELNLNENSGQPLAPPTKRHCRSLSEPDELARCRSPWKPGNSKVWTPVSKRRCNSGGSATLQRCNSHGSATLQRSTSISLPQNILSLNNVFTITSFNTSPVPRPSSASSGFVDSSEGSTSSSTRWNSGGPCDFNPRRRLSLSQEHITETGNLLPSANSTPTSTPELSRRQGLLRCRSQPCVLNEKKSRLKRRREEDVRWNRPSLDFFKMTRTLKNSKSLCSLDYEDDDDDTQMKTIVSSPCDSNDLMNIITPGSSPMKEQLDEVRHHGSCQGSFKTRDYKKAAAVCESDEDTSDCESTEEGIFPLDCGDLDLEQIENN is encoded by the exons TACTCAtctgagaagctgaacaaaagTGGCAGCTTGTTCCCTTTCGAAATCAACG agagTCCTTGGAAAGCTTTAAATGGGGGTTGCCCAATCCAGACTGACACAACAAGGAATTCGGCTTACCCTTTCCCAGTGTGCCCCTTCAGCACCGGCACTACCAGTAATGGTAGTGTGCAGTGGCAGCAGGAATCTTCCAGCACGTCTATGGTGTCGGGATGGATAAGTGAATTAAACCTTAACGAGAACTCGGGTCAACCCTTGGCACCACCAACGAAACGCCATTGTAGGTCCCTGTCTGAGCCAGATGAGCTGGCTCGCTGTCGGTCACCGTGGAAGCCTGGCAATTCAAAGGTTTGGACTCCTGTGTCAAAGAGACGGTGTAACAGTGGTGGTAGTGCTACCTTGCAACGCTGCAACAGTCATGGAAGTGCAACCTTACAGAGAAGCACAAGTATCAGTCTGCCACAAAACATACTGTCGCTAAACAATGTCTTCACTATCACCAGCTTCAACACATCACCAGTACCCAGACCTTCCTCTGCCAGCAGCGGGTTTGTGGACAGTAGTGAGGGCAGCACAAGCTCGAGTACCCGTTGGAATTCCGGAGGCCCTTGTGACTTTAACCCAAGGCGCCGCCTCTCCCTCTCCCAGGAGCACATCACTGAGACGGGAAATCTCTTGCCTTCAGCCAACAGCACTCCCACCTCCACACCCGAGCTCAGCCGGCGTCAGGGCTTGTTGAGATGCCGCTCTCAGCCTTGCGTTCTGAATGAAAAGAAGAGCCGGCTAAAGCGCAGACGGGAGGAGGATGTACGATGGAACAGACCATCAttagacttttttaaaatgacacgG actttaaaaaattccaaaagTCTTTGCTCCCTTGActatgaagatgatgatgatgacacACAAATGAAGACAATTGTGTCATCCCCATGTGACTCAAATGATCTTATGAACATCATCACCCCTGGTTCCAGTCCGATGAAAGAACAGCTGGATGAAGTAAGGCATCACGGGTCATGCCAAGGTAGCTTCAAAACAAGGGATTATaagaaagcagctgcagtaTGTGAAAGCGACGAGGACACAAGTGATTGTGAGAGCACCGAAGAAGGCATCTTTCCTCTAGACTGTGGGGACTTGGACCTAGAGCAGATTGAAAACAACTGA